The proteins below are encoded in one region of Segatella copri:
- a CDS encoding glycoside hydrolase family 2 TIM barrel-domain containing protein, translating to MIKRSITFMTLALALTTLCQAQSRKVINLPSWDFSRDGKAWQQVAVPHDWAISGPFDKKWDLQMVAIEQNGETEKTEKSGRSGALPWIGEGMYKMNWTAPKGYKRAVLVFDGAMSQPVVSVNGKEAGKWAYGYNAFRIDITPFIQFGKSNLIEVHLNNVEESSRWYPGGGLYRPVSVELYGNENFSTWDTFVRTLKADKQEAEVEVNALLEGKTGKSGKTVIALLDEAGKKVAEQTVTGANPEIKTTLKVANPQLWSPESPYLYQVKLTRYEGKKVADVQTLKTGIRTIAVSKDYGFQLNGVTRKLKGVCLHHDLGPLGAAENKAALIRQIKMMKQMGCDAIRTAHNMPSTMQMELCDSLGMMVMAESFDMWIYPKCKNGYAKFFKEWSDKDITNLVKHHRNHPSIIMWSIGNEIPEQWSKEGVQIAKRLQDICHQYDPSRPVTQGMDKAEDALKSGFAQVMDVPGFNYRVHKYYKNIEQLPQGFLLGSETASTVSSRGVYKFPVVVSDKATYPDGQCSSYDTEYCSWSNLPDDDWKMQDDYSWVIGEFVWTGYDYLGEPTPYDTYWPSRSSYFGICDLAGLPKDRYYMYRARWNEQQHTTHLLPHWNWKGREGQVTPVYCYTDGVEGELFVNGKSQGRVRKDKLSRLDRYRLRWNNVKYEPGEIRVVTYNQYGEKVGEDVKRTAGEPAQMKFCVETPDHEPVACMVEGCTDEHNVLLNADGNDLAFITVSLQDKDGNECPLADDELTFEVSGAGTFKAACNGDATSLEPFTQPQMKLFSGKLVVIVQSSKQKGDIILKVKDSKRNIEKSITLQAI from the coding sequence ATGATCAAGAGAAGCATTACTTTCATGACTCTTGCCCTGGCCCTCACTACGCTGTGTCAGGCGCAGAGCAGAAAGGTTATCAACCTGCCATCATGGGACTTCTCCCGTGATGGCAAGGCGTGGCAGCAGGTAGCCGTTCCGCACGATTGGGCTATCTCGGGACCTTTCGATAAGAAATGGGACCTGCAGATGGTGGCCATCGAGCAGAATGGCGAAACCGAAAAGACCGAGAAGTCGGGACGTTCTGGTGCGCTGCCTTGGATAGGTGAGGGTATGTATAAGATGAACTGGACGGCTCCTAAGGGCTATAAGCGTGCCGTACTCGTCTTCGACGGTGCCATGAGCCAGCCTGTTGTCAGCGTCAATGGCAAGGAGGCAGGCAAGTGGGCTTACGGCTACAATGCTTTCCGCATCGACATCACACCTTTCATCCAGTTTGGTAAGAGTAATCTCATCGAGGTACATCTTAATAATGTAGAGGAGAGCAGCCGATGGTATCCGGGAGGCGGCCTTTACCGTCCGGTTTCCGTAGAACTCTATGGCAACGAAAACTTCTCTACCTGGGATACCTTCGTCCGTACCCTGAAGGCTGATAAGCAGGAAGCTGAAGTAGAAGTAAATGCGCTGCTGGAAGGAAAGACTGGTAAGTCGGGCAAGACCGTCATAGCCCTGTTGGATGAGGCTGGCAAGAAGGTTGCCGAGCAGACTGTCACAGGTGCCAATCCTGAAATCAAGACTACTCTGAAGGTGGCGAATCCTCAGCTCTGGTCTCCGGAATCTCCTTACCTCTATCAGGTAAAACTTACCCGATATGAAGGAAAAAAGGTGGCTGATGTCCAGACCCTGAAGACCGGTATCCGTACCATTGCCGTATCCAAGGATTATGGTTTCCAGCTCAATGGCGTTACCCGCAAACTGAAGGGTGTCTGTCTGCACCACGACCTCGGTCCGTTGGGTGCAGCAGAAAACAAGGCAGCTCTCATCCGTCAGATCAAGATGATGAAGCAGATGGGTTGCGATGCTATCCGTACTGCCCACAACATGCCTTCTACCATGCAGATGGAACTCTGCGATTCCCTCGGTATGATGGTCATGGCAGAGAGTTTCGATATGTGGATTTATCCTAAATGCAAGAACGGCTATGCCAAGTTCTTCAAGGAGTGGAGCGATAAGGATATCACCAATCTGGTAAAGCACCACCGCAATCATCCTAGCATCATCATGTGGAGTATCGGCAACGAGATTCCAGAACAGTGGAGCAAGGAGGGTGTGCAGATTGCCAAGCGTCTGCAGGATATCTGTCATCAGTACGACCCATCTCGCCCTGTAACCCAGGGTATGGATAAGGCTGAGGATGCCCTGAAGAGTGGATTTGCCCAGGTGATGGACGTTCCGGGCTTCAACTATCGCGTACATAAATATTATAAGAATATTGAGCAGTTGCCCCAGGGCTTCCTCCTCGGTTCAGAAACCGCCTCTACGGTCAGCTCCCGTGGCGTATACAAGTTCCCGGTAGTGGTAAGTGATAAGGCTACCTATCCTGATGGTCAGTGCTCAAGCTATGATACCGAATACTGTTCCTGGAGCAATCTTCCGGATGATGACTGGAAGATGCAGGATGACTACAGTTGGGTAATCGGTGAGTTTGTATGGACCGGTTACGACTATCTGGGCGAGCCGACTCCTTACGATACCTACTGGCCAAGCCGCAGCAGCTACTTCGGTATCTGCGACCTTGCCGGACTTCCTAAGGACCGCTACTATATGTATCGTGCCCGCTGGAACGAGCAGCAGCATACTACCCATCTTCTTCCTCACTGGAACTGGAAGGGCAGGGAAGGACAGGTTACCCCTGTATATTGCTACACCGATGGTGTGGAAGGCGAACTCTTCGTCAACGGCAAGAGTCAGGGCAGGGTTCGCAAGGACAAGTTAAGCCGCCTCGACCGCTACCGTCTGCGCTGGAACAATGTGAAGTATGAACCGGGTGAGATTCGCGTGGTTACTTACAACCAGTATGGCGAAAAGGTTGGTGAGGACGTGAAGCGTACTGCCGGCGAGCCTGCACAGATGAAGTTCTGCGTAGAAACACCTGATCATGAGCCTGTTGCCTGCATGGTAGAAGGCTGTACCGATGAGCACAATGTGCTTCTGAATGCCGATGGCAACGATCTTGCCTTCATCACCGTGAGTCTGCAGGATAAGGACGGCAATGAATGTCCGCTTGCCGATGACGAACTGACCTTCGAGGTGAGTGGTGCCGGCACTTTCAAGGCAGCCTGCAACGGCGATGCCACATCGCTCGAACCGTTCACCCAGCCACAGATGAAACTCTTCTCTGGCAAACTCGTAGTCATCGTACAGAGCAGCAAGCAGAAGGGCGACATCATCCTGAAGGTAAAAGACAGCAAGCGAAATATCGAAAAGTCGATTACGCTCCAGGCAATATAA
- a CDS encoding two-component regulator propeller domain-containing protein, translated as MKKSKEPINRISMAIAMLFISLAIYAQRFVNTSLEGAQSVCAITQDSDGMIWLGTDNGLYSYDGYHSYRHFQEHTFSNTRVNALGFEGRMLYLATGNGILKFDTQSYQYAETPAMKAFADEAKRKQLKELRVLDIKGGKTDFGGDVYALLSTPRGLLVGSLAGLRLGSRLIPLRAGEQPLVNALAYDAKRRCYWIGTEGALYCADLQLRNFSQIPALNGNSIKCLSTDAAGNLYIGTDNGLYQMALSNAITHYIHDSRDDASIPNNIVWACFVDKWQNVWVGTDNGLSRLTTHTYYRYVSLDKITMSGEGNCLHAMLQTRNGEWWMGGTNGLIHFTRNAEGYQNVAWYKQNSSAFPLSHNRVRKIYEDHDGDVWICTDHGINFYDRSSRQMRNFIVYDKSGKYSTAWAYDILQDKKGRIWMGSYQGGVFVMDKAALLSGKTIADWHYSDKGKNALSGLHVGQMVMDGKGRIWVSTYTRLDCINPNDMKVVQVANSDVVNYLMADSKGNIWMGDNNSVTCYYAAGSVLGNSFSSKTWQIGGKVSTMCDVEGKIWVVSGNECCVINPQGESQRFMIPSVAPLNICYSRQTHEVMMGGNDGYVAISSDVAQKPKQFTRLMLAGIIVNGQAREERGEILKLKSDENNFTLQLTDLPFADHPSAVYAYKLEGSDHDWHYLNSSNIDITYNGLSYGDYHLTVHAVDGEGKIAAEVYSLDISVLPPWYLSWWCKLFYITALIVFVAWLVSWYFLRKELADAQKQKAEVLEQVQMRIDFFNRLTEDLKAAVAHHSFDEVTALMVRYLNVKKPEEPSAVATGLSASPVSEPESSSSEPVPARSESSEEEKKEVNVCELDGADKRLLEEINEAIEKHMIDSDFNVSMLQDVIGIGGKQLYRKTKAITGRTPVEYIREMRMKRAAELLSQGKFSVSEVMYTVGFSNSSYFSKCFSKEYGMTPTEYMKVKR; from the coding sequence ATGAAAAAGTCAAAAGAACCTATAAACCGCATCAGCATGGCAATTGCTATGCTCTTTATTTCGCTCGCCATCTATGCGCAGCGTTTCGTTAACACCTCCCTTGAAGGTGCTCAGTCCGTTTGTGCCATTACCCAGGACAGTGATGGAATGATATGGCTCGGAACCGACAACGGTCTTTACAGCTATGATGGTTATCATAGCTACCGCCATTTTCAGGAACATACATTCAGCAATACGCGTGTCAATGCGCTCGGCTTCGAGGGCAGGATGCTCTATCTGGCTACTGGCAACGGCATCCTGAAATTCGATACGCAATCTTATCAATATGCCGAAACACCAGCCATGAAGGCTTTTGCCGATGAGGCGAAGCGCAAGCAGCTGAAGGAACTCCGTGTGCTCGATATCAAGGGTGGTAAGACTGACTTCGGTGGCGATGTCTATGCCTTGCTCTCTACTCCGCGAGGCTTGCTCGTAGGTTCGCTTGCTGGTCTGCGTCTCGGCAGCAGACTGATTCCGCTCCGTGCCGGAGAACAGCCGCTGGTCAATGCGCTCGCCTATGATGCCAAGCGCCGATGCTACTGGATTGGTACCGAGGGCGCTCTCTATTGTGCCGATCTGCAGCTCAGGAACTTCTCACAGATTCCAGCTCTGAACGGCAATTCCATCAAATGTCTTTCTACAGATGCTGCCGGCAATCTCTATATCGGAACCGATAACGGACTCTATCAGATGGCACTCTCCAATGCCATTACCCATTATATCCACGATTCCCGCGATGATGCTTCTATTCCTAACAACATTGTCTGGGCTTGCTTTGTAGATAAATGGCAGAATGTATGGGTGGGTACTGACAATGGACTCTCCCGTCTCACTACCCATACCTATTACCGCTATGTATCGCTCGATAAGATTACGATGTCGGGTGAGGGCAACTGTCTCCATGCCATGCTCCAGACTCGTAACGGCGAATGGTGGATGGGCGGTACCAACGGACTGATTCATTTCACCCGGAATGCTGAAGGTTATCAGAATGTGGCATGGTACAAGCAGAACAGCTCTGCCTTCCCGCTGAGTCATAACCGTGTACGCAAGATTTATGAAGACCATGACGGCGATGTATGGATCTGTACTGACCATGGCATCAACTTCTATGACCGCAGTTCCCGTCAGATGCGCAATTTCATCGTCTACGATAAGAGTGGCAAGTATTCTACTGCCTGGGCTTACGATATTCTCCAGGACAAGAAGGGCAGGATATGGATGGGTTCTTATCAGGGCGGTGTTTTCGTGATGGATAAGGCGGCTCTTCTGAGCGGCAAGACCATAGCCGACTGGCATTACTCGGACAAGGGAAAGAATGCGCTCTCTGGTCTGCATGTAGGTCAGATGGTGATGGATGGAAAGGGTAGGATTTGGGTTTCTACCTATACCCGTCTCGACTGCATCAATCCGAACGATATGAAGGTGGTGCAGGTAGCTAACTCAGATGTTGTCAACTATTTGATGGCAGACAGCAAGGGCAATATCTGGATGGGTGATAACAATTCGGTAACCTGTTATTATGCAGCCGGTTCTGTGCTGGGTAACAGCTTTTCTTCCAAGACATGGCAGATTGGTGGTAAGGTAAGTACCATGTGCGATGTGGAAGGCAAGATATGGGTGGTATCGGGCAATGAATGCTGCGTAATCAATCCACAGGGCGAGAGCCAGCGTTTCATGATTCCTTCTGTTGCGCCGCTCAACATCTGTTACAGCAGACAGACTCATGAGGTAATGATGGGCGGCAATGACGGCTATGTGGCAATCAGTTCCGATGTAGCACAGAAGCCTAAGCAGTTTACCCGCCTGATGCTGGCTGGAATCATCGTAAACGGACAGGCTCGTGAGGAGCGTGGAGAAATCCTGAAACTGAAGAGTGATGAGAACAACTTCACCTTGCAGCTCACCGACCTTCCTTTTGCTGATCATCCTTCAGCCGTTTATGCTTACAAACTCGAAGGCAGCGACCACGACTGGCATTATCTGAACTCGAGCAACATCGATATCACCTACAATGGTTTGTCGTATGGCGATTATCATCTTACGGTTCATGCCGTGGATGGTGAAGGCAAGATAGCTGCCGAGGTTTATTCGCTCGACATCTCCGTCCTGCCGCCTTGGTATCTCTCATGGTGGTGCAAGCTCTTCTATATCACGGCACTCATCGTGTTTGTGGCATGGCTGGTAAGCTGGTATTTTCTGCGCAAGGAACTGGCTGATGCCCAGAAGCAGAAGGCTGAGGTGTTGGAGCAGGTACAGATGCGTATTGACTTCTTCAACCGTCTGACGGAAGATTTGAAGGCTGCCGTAGCTCATCATTCATTTGATGAGGTGACAGCTCTGATGGTCCGCTACCTGAATGTGAAGAAACCTGAGGAGCCATCAGCTGTTGCCACTGGGTTATCCGCTTCGCCTGTATCTGAGCCTGAGTCATCATCCTCAGAACCAGTTCCTGCACGCTCTGAGTCTTCTGAAGAGGAAAAGAAGGAAGTAAATGTCTGCGAGTTGGATGGGGCAGACAAGCGTCTGCTCGAAGAGATCAATGAGGCGATAGAGAAGCACATGATTGATTCCGACTTCAATGTTTCGATGTTGCAGGATGTGATAGGCATAGGTGGCAAACAGCTGTATCGCAAGACGAAGGCGATAACGGGTCGTACGCCTGTAGAGTATATCCGTGAGATGCGTATGAAGCGTGCAGCCGAGCTCCTGAGCCAGGGCAAGTTCAGTGTTTCCGAGGTGATGTATACCGTTGGTTTTTCCAACAGCAGTTATTTCTCCAAATGCTTCTCCAAGGAGTATGGCATGACTCCTACGGAATATATGAAGGTGAAGAGGTAA
- a CDS encoding TonB-dependent receptor produces MRRLTLLLVSLVLLSIQSVLAQSFSVKGTVVSAEDNEPMIGVTIMQEGTSNGVVTDIDGNYTIEIKGASKATLAYSYVGCVTQKHVVKAQTNTLNITLASDSKMMDEVVVVAYGVRKKGTIAGSVSAVKSEKIENVPAASFDQALQGQSTGLQVISSSGEPSKAATFQIRGTNSINSGKSPLFILDGVPISSSDFNTLSPNDIESISVLKDASSTSIYGARAANGVVVITSKRGLSMDKAKITLRAQYGFSELAQTNWKMMNTDERIQFEKEVGLDTGKDYNLLSRVNVNWLDEVFNDRAPLQSYELSINRATDRLNYYVSGGFYDQDGIAQNSTFRRYNIRTNADVKASKWLKVGTNTMAAYEEAQQADDGSYTTVTPISACRFMLPYWNPYAKDGSLASLSAGNWAGTSENPIVYMGLNPIKNKKYKVLSTMYAEIYPIENLTIRTQFGVDFTHSTAFLQSFPSLSSNHGQGTAARQSSDAINLTETTTANYRFTLNDIHSFNVMLGQEAVNFHSDGFQVYSKGQTSDLLTNVSSGTRASRWADSSSDYSYLSFFMRGEYNYKELYYADFSLRTDASSRFGKDHRWGTFWSLGFMYNVKSTDWLKDMKWLSTAQIAVSTGTSGNSEIPNYYHLALVSGGANYDNTAGFYPSQSGNEELGWESTWANNFALRLGFLDRINFSFEAYYKRTSNMLMRVPESYTVTGEGYRWKNVGVMANKGIELSADGDVIRTRDFTWNVSANVSYNQNRLKELYNSVTEYVNSTTGLKYVVGHSVSEFFLNRYAGVNPANGEQLWYDKNGNVTNEFRESDKVMTGKTYDAPWMGGFGTSFRWKGLQLSAQFSWIGTRYVINNDRYFEESGITFGTAYNQSNRLLYDRWKQPGDITDIPRWGEVTQLDDRFLENASFLRLKNLSLSYSLPQSLLRKTNFFSMVRIYGQAQNLFTVTGFNGLDPEVSSNIYQAQYPASRQFTLGVELQF; encoded by the coding sequence ATGAGAAGATTAACTCTTTTACTTGTCTCACTTGTATTGTTGTCTATCCAATCGGTCTTGGCGCAGAGTTTCAGCGTCAAGGGTACAGTCGTGTCTGCTGAAGACAACGAACCGATGATTGGTGTGACCATTATGCAAGAGGGAACATCAAATGGCGTAGTGACCGATATTGACGGTAACTATACCATCGAAATTAAGGGTGCTTCGAAGGCTACGCTTGCCTACTCTTATGTGGGTTGCGTTACGCAGAAGCACGTTGTGAAAGCGCAGACAAATACGCTCAACATCACCCTTGCTTCGGATTCCAAGATGATGGATGAAGTGGTTGTGGTGGCGTATGGCGTGAGAAAGAAGGGAACCATTGCGGGTTCCGTGTCTGCCGTAAAGTCTGAAAAAATAGAAAATGTGCCGGCGGCAAGCTTCGACCAAGCTTTGCAGGGACAGAGTACTGGTTTGCAGGTCATCTCTTCTTCGGGTGAACCTAGCAAGGCGGCTACCTTCCAAATCCGTGGTACCAACTCTATCAACTCCGGAAAGTCGCCACTCTTTATCCTCGACGGCGTGCCAATCTCAAGTTCTGATTTCAATACTTTGAGTCCTAACGACATCGAAAGTATCTCTGTATTGAAAGATGCCTCTTCTACCTCTATCTATGGTGCACGTGCTGCCAATGGTGTGGTTGTCATCACTTCCAAGCGAGGCTTGTCAATGGACAAGGCGAAGATTACGCTCCGTGCACAGTATGGTTTCTCTGAGTTGGCACAGACCAACTGGAAAATGATGAATACCGACGAGCGTATCCAGTTTGAGAAAGAAGTAGGTCTGGATACAGGTAAGGATTACAATCTCCTTTCAAGAGTAAACGTAAACTGGCTGGACGAGGTGTTTAACGACCGCGCTCCGCTGCAGAGCTACGAACTCTCTATCAACCGTGCTACCGACCGCTTGAACTACTATGTTTCTGGTGGTTTCTACGATCAGGACGGTATCGCACAGAATTCAACCTTCCGCCGTTACAACATCCGCACCAATGCAGATGTAAAGGCTAGCAAGTGGTTGAAGGTAGGTACCAACACCATGGCTGCCTATGAGGAGGCTCAGCAGGCTGACGACGGTAGCTATACTACCGTTACTCCTATCTCAGCATGCCGATTCATGCTGCCTTACTGGAATCCATACGCAAAGGATGGCAGTCTGGCTTCACTTTCAGCAGGCAACTGGGCTGGAACCAGCGAGAACCCTATCGTTTACATGGGCTTGAATCCTATCAAGAACAAGAAATATAAGGTGCTCTCTACCATGTATGCTGAAATCTATCCGATAGAGAATCTGACTATCCGTACTCAGTTTGGTGTCGATTTCACCCATTCTACAGCATTCCTCCAGTCGTTCCCAAGTCTCTCTTCAAATCACGGACAGGGTACTGCGGCACGCCAGAGCAGCGATGCCATCAACCTGACAGAGACTACTACGGCTAACTACCGTTTCACTCTGAACGATATCCATTCGTTCAACGTGATGCTGGGTCAGGAGGCTGTCAATTTCCACTCAGATGGTTTCCAGGTATATTCCAAGGGTCAGACCAGCGATCTCCTGACCAACGTATCATCAGGTACACGTGCCAGCCGCTGGGCAGATTCATCTTCTGATTATTCTTACCTGTCATTCTTCATGCGTGGCGAGTATAACTATAAGGAGCTCTACTATGCCGATTTCTCTCTGCGTACTGATGCTTCTTCACGTTTCGGTAAGGATCATCGCTGGGGTACATTCTGGTCGCTCGGTTTCATGTACAACGTGAAGTCGACCGACTGGCTGAAGGATATGAAGTGGCTCAGCACAGCCCAGATTGCCGTAAGTACCGGTACATCGGGTAACTCTGAGATTCCTAACTATTATCACCTGGCTCTGGTATCGGGTGGTGCCAACTACGATAATACTGCCGGTTTCTATCCATCACAGAGTGGTAACGAGGAATTGGGTTGGGAGTCAACATGGGCAAACAACTTCGCCCTCCGTTTGGGCTTCCTCGACAGAATCAACTTCAGCTTCGAGGCTTACTACAAGCGTACCTCTAATATGCTGATGCGCGTTCCTGAGTCTTATACCGTAACCGGCGAGGGCTATCGCTGGAAGAACGTAGGTGTGATGGCTAACAAGGGTATCGAGCTGAGTGCTGACGGTGATGTAATCCGCACACGCGACTTCACCTGGAATGTAAGTGCCAACGTATCTTACAACCAGAACCGATTGAAGGAACTCTATAACAGTGTAACCGAGTATGTAAACTCAACCACCGGTTTGAAGTATGTGGTAGGTCACTCAGTAAGCGAGTTCTTCCTGAACCGTTATGCCGGTGTGAACCCAGCGAATGGTGAGCAGCTCTGGTATGACAAGAACGGCAACGTGACCAACGAGTTCCGTGAGAGCGACAAGGTGATGACAGGCAAGACCTATGATGCACCTTGGATGGGCGGTTTCGGTACAAGCTTCCGTTGGAAGGGCTTGCAGCTTTCTGCCCAGTTCAGCTGGATTGGTACACGCTACGTGATTAACAACGACCGTTACTTCGAGGAGAGCGGTATAACCTTCGGTACTGCTTACAACCAGTCAAACCGTCTGTTGTACGACCGCTGGAAGCAGCCAGGCGACATTACCGATATCCCACGTTGGGGCGAGGTAACCCAGCTCGACGATCGCTTCTTGGAGAATGCATCGTTCCTCCGTCTGAAGAATCTCAGTCTGTCCTATTCATTGCCACAGAGTCTGTTGCGCAAGACCAACTTCTTCTCTATGGTCAGAATCTATGGTCAGGCACAGAACCTCTTCACCGTAACCGGTTTCAACGGTCTGGATCCTGAGGTTTCATCCAATATTTACCAGGCACAGTATCCGGCATCACGCCAGTTTACTCTGGGTGTTGAATTGCAATTCTAA
- a CDS encoding RagB/SusD family nutrient uptake outer membrane protein, translated as MNIKNIKTYILSGILALSMSSCLDKYPEDSILMDQAINTVDDMDKLVYGIYDSFKSSALYSGNLTILPDLQADFVYCVKGYSNAYGDIYRWKDIKATNTDIKAVYADLYDVINRCNFLLDNVEKVKAATNDDKQLDKLEQYEGEAYFARALAYSELIKCFCKAYDSDEQAAKELGVVLTEHYYGNEPQKRATLKESYDFVLRDLDKAAEYLKVDEDFTGSLYNEIYFNEYTCHALRARVSLYMHKYDDAIKYASKVIGSKYYTLEKASSNTYSNQVNDYKYIWTYGDSREAIWKVGFTVNSYGGALGTIFDNYNFVTYRPDYVPETWVINSFDSKDLRAAAIFTTRVTGYEHGLQWPLLSKYFGDAEFLNSNILHVHQPMVFRLSEQYLIRAEAYAMKEDYGKAGKDISTLRTARYSSYGGNTSMSENNAMKIIEAERVKELYMEGFRLNDLKRWHKGFERKAADQPAANFVQSSLKVEKDDPLFVWPIPQHELEAPGSEIQPNESNK; from the coding sequence ATGAATATCAAAAATATAAAGACATACATCCTGTCGGGAATCCTAGCCCTCTCTATGTCTTCCTGTCTTGATAAGTATCCTGAGGATTCTATCCTCATGGACCAGGCTATCAACACGGTGGACGACATGGACAAGCTGGTGTACGGTATCTACGACAGTTTCAAGAGCAGCGCCCTCTATTCGGGCAATCTGACAATCCTGCCAGATCTGCAGGCAGACTTCGTGTACTGCGTGAAGGGCTACTCTAATGCCTATGGCGATATCTACCGTTGGAAAGATATCAAGGCTACCAACACCGACATCAAGGCGGTATATGCCGACCTTTATGATGTGATCAACCGATGCAATTTCCTGCTCGATAATGTTGAAAAGGTAAAGGCTGCAACCAATGATGATAAGCAGCTTGATAAGTTGGAGCAGTATGAGGGCGAGGCTTACTTCGCCCGTGCCCTGGCTTACTCAGAACTGATCAAGTGTTTCTGCAAGGCTTACGATAGCGATGAGCAGGCTGCGAAGGAACTCGGCGTTGTACTCACAGAGCACTATTACGGCAATGAGCCACAGAAGAGAGCCACTCTGAAGGAATCATACGATTTCGTATTGAGAGATCTTGACAAGGCTGCTGAATATCTGAAAGTAGACGAAGACTTCACAGGAAGTCTCTACAACGAGATTTACTTCAACGAGTATACCTGTCATGCCTTGCGTGCGCGCGTATCCTTATATATGCACAAGTATGATGATGCCATCAAGTATGCATCTAAGGTAATCGGCAGTAAGTATTATACATTAGAGAAGGCTTCTTCCAACACCTATTCAAACCAGGTGAATGATTATAAGTATATCTGGACCTATGGTGATTCGCGTGAGGCTATCTGGAAGGTAGGTTTTACCGTGAACAGCTATGGCGGTGCTCTGGGTACCATCTTCGATAACTACAACTTCGTAACTTATCGTCCAGACTATGTGCCTGAGACATGGGTCATCAACTCATTCGACAGCAAGGACCTCCGTGCTGCAGCCATCTTCACAACCCGTGTAACAGGTTATGAGCATGGTTTGCAGTGGCCTTTGCTGAGCAAGTATTTCGGCGATGCAGAATTCCTGAACAGCAATATCCTGCATGTTCACCAGCCAATGGTATTCCGTCTCTCAGAGCAGTATCTGATTCGTGCTGAGGCTTACGCCATGAAGGAGGACTATGGTAAGGCAGGTAAGGACATCTCTACCTTGCGTACAGCCCGCTACTCTTCATATGGTGGTAACACCTCGATGAGCGAGAACAACGCCATGAAGATAATCGAGGCAGAGCGCGTGAAGGAACTCTATATGGAAGGCTTCCGTCTGAACGACCTCAAGCGCTGGCACAAGGGATTTGAGCGTAAGGCTGCCGACCAGCCTGCTGCCAACTTCGTGCAGAGCAGTCTGAAGGTTGAAAAGGATGACCCTCTCTTTGTCTGGCCAATTCCTCAGCATGAGCTTGAGGCACCAGGTTCTGAGATTCAGCCTAATGAAAGTAACAAATAA
- a CDS encoding DUF4984 domain-containing protein: MKKIMMGCLAAVAALIALVSCSQDYTTYAGSSHIMFSDTLYQYAVQESNEVFNVPVSATEKADYDRTFGVEVVDKQSNAIEGKHYRILNNTVTIKAGEMVGNVKVQGIYDNIGKTDSLGFTLKLVIPEKYNWTDLYKDYAHVVMQKSCPFDIHNFSGWCKVTSTFYSQYLNNVTNRLIKTEVVEGEENTVLLKDVYYKGYNLKLKFSTKNILEPKVEMDDQIAGETGEAFGTIYGDGKLRISQPSLYTSYYNTCQNYVLQYVVMSVNNKDGSLFGNVGTFITMYEWISDEEAEKLKEQGY; this comes from the coding sequence ATGAAGAAAATAATGATGGGATGTTTGGCAGCCGTAGCTGCACTCATCGCTCTTGTGAGTTGTTCACAGGATTATACCACTTATGCTGGTTCAAGTCATATCATGTTCTCTGATACGCTCTATCAGTATGCTGTACAGGAAAGCAATGAGGTTTTCAATGTGCCTGTATCTGCAACCGAAAAAGCTGACTACGACCGCACCTTCGGCGTAGAGGTAGTAGACAAGCAGAGCAATGCCATCGAGGGTAAGCATTACCGCATCCTCAACAACACCGTTACAATCAAGGCGGGCGAGATGGTAGGAAATGTGAAGGTTCAGGGTATCTATGATAACATCGGCAAGACCGATTCACTCGGCTTCACCCTGAAACTGGTGATTCCGGAGAAGTATAACTGGACAGATCTCTATAAGGACTATGCCCACGTGGTAATGCAGAAGTCTTGTCCTTTCGATATCCACAACTTCTCTGGCTGGTGCAAGGTAACATCTACATTCTACAGCCAGTATCTGAACAACGTAACCAACCGTCTGATCAAGACAGAGGTAGTGGAAGGCGAGGAGAATACCGTTCTGCTGAAGGATGTTTACTATAAGGGCTACAACCTGAAGTTGAAGTTCAGCACCAAGAACATTCTTGAGCCAAAGGTAGAGATGGACGACCAGATAGCCGGTGAAACCGGCGAGGCGTTCGGTACCATCTATGGAGACGGCAAGTTGCGCATCAGCCAGCCTTCTCTGTATACCTCTTATTATAACACCTGCCAGAACTATGTATTGCAGTATGTTGTTATGAGTGTAAACAACAAAGATGGTTCATTATTCGGCAACGTAGGAACCTTCATCACCATGTATGAATGGATCAGCGATGAAGAGGCAGAGAAATTGAAAGAACAAGGATATTAA